One Rosa chinensis cultivar Old Blush chromosome 5, RchiOBHm-V2, whole genome shotgun sequence genomic region harbors:
- the LOC112203951 gene encoding uncharacterized protein LOC112203951, translating to MLEDLLEKKVIELPECKRPEEMHRVKDSKYCKYHQLVSHPVEKCFVLKDLIMNLAKQGRIELDVDDVAEVNCITIEFGSFEPASLPPLPMKAPYHLSRKPCMKSKLEEVKPTQQASLAPVATPKIDSVVDDEGLILVTRKKARKSPSPCVPITQAKYKQSQENRQCLEKDKTRFVKERSDPFVQRPNGVASSTKAFPKKGNKQEKVRTAHMTTSYEFGSKDSAKAESSTVNMNQTSKETEVLKQLEDLPLHFSISDLLQLPKSTRCALVQVLINMGKNSTDINKVKPKECVMCVADCDAIHFTDEDLQLGSKPHNRPLFVSRYVRDQKINRMHVDGGSAVNIMPRSTMKQLGINMEELSRSHLMIQGFNQRGQRAIGMIRVDMMIREMKSNTLFHVIDAKTSYNLLLGRPWVHKNGVVPSTLHQCFKFYDGRGKTVAGDTKPFTEAKSYFADSKFYMDDETIKEVLPVGVPSTGKTAELRNKWNPAWQEIPLRNHIKFRRKLK from the coding sequence ATGTTGGAAGATCTACTTGAGAAGAAGGTGATAGAGCTCCCAGAATGCAAGCGGCCCGAGGAAATGCATCGTGTTAAGGATTCAAAATACTGCAAGTACCATCAGCTCGTTAGTCACCCAGTGGAGAAATGCTTTGTTTTGAAAGATTTAATAATGAATCtcgccaagcaaggaaggatcGAGCTGGATGTCGACGATGTTGCTGAGGTAAACTGCATTACCATCGAGTTTGGTTCATTCGAGCCTGCCTCGTTGCCTCCTCTTCCAATGAAAGCACCATATCATCTTTCGAGAAAGCCATGCATGAAGTCAAAGTTGGAGGAAGTCAAGCCAACCCAACAAGCGAGCCTCGCACCTGTTGCAACCCCTAAAATTGACTCAGTTGTTGATGACGAGGGATTGATACTTGTCACTCGAAAGAAGGCACGCAAGAGCCCATCGCCATGTGTACCTATCACTCAAGCAAAATATAAGCAGTCACAAGAAAATCGTCAGTGTCTTGAGAAAGATAAGACAAGATTTGTTAAAGAAAGGAGCGATCCTTTTGTTCAAAGACCCAATGGTGTGGCTTCATCAACAAAAGCCTTTCCCAAGAAAGGCAACAAACAAGAAAAGGTGAGAACTGCCCACATGACGACAAGCTATGAatttggttcgaaggattctgccAAGGCTGAGTCAAGCACGGTCAATATGAACCAAACGTCAAAGGAGACTGAGGTGTTGAAGCAGCTAGAAGACCTACCATTGCACTTTAGCATCTCTGATCTACTACAATTGCCAAAATCAACAAGATGTGCTTTGGTACAGGTGTTGATCAACATGGGCAAGAACTCCACAGACATTAACAAGGTGAAACCGAAGGAATGCGTCATGTGTGTTGCAGATTGTGATGCCATCCACTTTACGGATGAAGATCTTCAGTTGGGCTCTAAGCCGCATAATAGACCTCTCTTCGTGTCAAGGTATGTGCGTGATCAAAAGATAAACCGCATGCATGTAGACGGAGGGTCCGCTGTAAACATCATGCCTAGATCGACTATGAAGCAGCTTGGCATCAACATGGAGGAGTTGTCCCGAAGCCATCTCAtgattcaaggcttcaaccaAAGGGGACAAAGAGCCATAGGGATGATCAGAGTAGATATGATGATTAGAGAAATGAAGTCGAATACTCTATTTCACGTGATCGATGCAAAGACCTCCTACAATTTATTGTTAGGACGACCGTGGGTTCACAAAAATGGTGTTGTCCCCTCCACTCTTCATCAATGCTTCAAGTTCTACGATGGCAGAGGAAAAACAGTAGCAGGTGATACTAAACCATTCACTGAAGCTAAATCTTACTTTGCGGATTCCAAGTTCTACATGGATGATGAAACAATaaaggaagttctcccagttggagTACCTTCTACAGGGAAGACTGCAGAGTTGCGTAATAAGTGGAATCCAGCATGGCAAGAAATTCCACTGAGGAACCACATAAAGTTTCGTCGGAAACTAAAGTGA